The Tripterygium wilfordii isolate XIE 37 chromosome 5, ASM1340144v1, whole genome shotgun sequence genome window below encodes:
- the LOC119998814 gene encoding probable glutathione S-transferase, translating to MGEVKLHGVWPSPFSYRVIWALKLKGIPFEYIEEDLSNKSPLLLQYNPVHKKIPVLVHAGKPICESMIIVQYIDEAWPEKPLMPSDPYQRAMARFWIKFFEDKGIAIGKMFRATGEELEQAKKDSLEMLKTIEEHAAGETKFFIGDEIGLVDIAFGAIAYWLEVMEEVLGVKLLEAHKFPKLAALINNFKEEPIIKENLPDHHDMLVFFKGRREKLLA from the exons ATGGGAGAAGTGAAGTTGCATGGAGTCTGGCCTAGTCCCTTTAGTTACAGAGTGATATGGGCTCTGAAACTCAAGGGTATACCATTTGAATACATAGAAGAAGATCTTTCCAATAAAAGTCCTCTACTTTTGCAATACAACCCTGTCCACAAGAAAATTCCAGTCCTCGTTCATGCTGGAAAACCGATCTGCGAGTCCATGATTATTGTCCAATACATCGATGAGGCGTGGCCGGAGAAACCCTTGATGCCAAGTGACCCTTATCAGAGGGCCATGGCTCGATTCTGGATTAAATTTTTTGAAGACAAG GGCATCGCAATTGGGAAAATGTTTCGAGCCACAGGTGAAGAACTAGAACAAGCAAAGAAGGATAGCTTGGAAATGCTGAAAACCATCGAAGAACATGCAGCAGGAGAGACGAAATTCTTCATTGGAGATGAGATTGGCCTAGTGGACATAGCCTTCGGTGCAATTGCTTACTGGTTGGAGGTCATGGAAGAAGTACTAGGAGTGAAGCTGCTGGAAGCCCACAAGTTCCCTAAACTTGCAGCTTTGATCAACAATTTTAAAGAAGAACCTATAATCAAGGAAAACCTCCCAGATCACCATGACATGCTTGTTTTCTTCAAGGGTCGCAGAGAAAAGTTACTTGCCTAG
- the LOC119998276 gene encoding uncharacterized protein LOC119998276, with product MIHRALKLSRLANTIAIPTRLGLISVHSRSPSPSPAVRLLHDGTDVLAVKPVALQMTDYAFSHARSQKSDESYAQGLLILEQCLSTQSGDSHDTDSQNSKGMVLLAMATLLADRGNFNEAMEKLQMVQGLTQSSLAVRVAATEALVGLNLELGHDDTSSVLADKCLELFDKDEPRGSAGGYLAVEARAKAVKGLVEHVRGNLEPVKSCFQAFLVVEDSAGSSAALSYGEFLHGTRNFSLAKELYQNVIQSVGGNKGFGNICTLAACNMAPDEVLLAATCALGQLEAHTGNFDDAEEILTRALTKTEEQYGTCHPKVGVVLTCLALMFRSKAKQEHSSALLIQEGLYRRAIELLKALPLESEETMGSRRDIVALARGGYAQALSVQQNRKNEGGKMKRWAESAWGSHRMSLAEALDLSESSGKVPIIDVRISRVL from the exons ATGATTCACAGGGCACTTAAACTGTCAAGACTAGCAAACACTATCGCCATCCCGACCCGTTTGGGGCTAATTTCTGTCCATTCACGATCACCGTCGCCGTCGCCTGCGGTGAGATTACTCCATGATGGAACCGACGTCTTGGCCGTGAAACCAGTTGCCCTTCAGATGACCGACTACGCTTTCTCTCACGCGAGGTCTCAAAAATcag ATGAATCCTATGCTCAAGGGCTGCTGATATTGGAGCAGTGTCTCTCCACTCAGTCCGGTGACAGTCATGACACTGACAGCCAAAACTCAAAGGGAATGGTCCTGCTTGCTATGGCTACCTTGTTAGCTGACAg GGGAAATTTTAATGAAGCAATGGAGAAATTGCAGATGGTTCAAGGTTTAACACAGTCTTCTTTGGCGGTTAGAG TTGCAGCAACAGAAGCTCTTGTGGGACTTAATTTAGAGTTGGGGCAT GATGATACTTCATCAGTGCTGGCAGATAAATGCTTAGAACTATTTGATAAAGATGAACCAAGGGGTAGTGCTGGCGGCTATTTGGCTGTAGAGGCTCGTGCCAAGGCAGTAAAAGGACTGGTTGAACATGTACGTGGTAATCTTGAACCAG TGAAATCATGCTTTCAGGCATTTCTTGTCGTTGAGGATTCAGCTG GCAGTAGTGCCGCTTTATCGTATGGGGAGTTTTTGCATGGCACAAGGAACTTTTCACTGGCAAAAGAGTTATACCAAAATGTTATTCAAAGTGTGGGTGGGAACAAAGGTTTTGGCAACATATGTACCTTAGCAGCTTGTAATATGGCTCCAGATGAAGTTCTGTTGGCAGCCACCTGTGCTTTGGGGCAGCTTGAGGCACACACAGG GAACTTCGATGATGCAGAGGAGATATTGACGAGGGCGTTGACAAAAACAGAGGAACAATATG GAACTTGTCATCCCAAGGTCGGTGTTGTCTTGACATGCTTGGCTCTCATGTTTCGAAGTAAAGCAAAGCAAGAGCACTCAAGTGCCCTTTTGATACAAGAG GGCCTTTACAGAAGGGCAATAGAGTTGCTGAAGGCATTACCTTTGGAGTCGGAAG AAACTATGGGAAGTAGAAGGGATATAGTCGCCCTTGCAAGAG GTGGGTATGCGCAAGCACTCTCGGTTCAGCAGAACAGAAAGAATGAAGGAGGGAAAATGAAAAGGTGGGCGGAGTCCGCATGGGGAAGCCACCGCATGTCACTGGCAGAGGCCCTGGATTTATCTGAATCTTCCGGCAAAGTACCAATTATAGATGTTCGAATCAGCCGAGTTCTGTAG
- the LOC119998277 gene encoding light-harvesting complex-like protein OHP1, chloroplastic — translation MAATSLITSSLLSTKALTVPYLNQQPLPVRTPNRVTRRAKKQGSFTVQAAKLPAGVELPKVQPKFDPPFLGFTKTAEIWNSRACMIGLIGTFIVELILNKGILQVIGVDIGKGLDLPL, via the exons ATGGCTGCTACTTCGCTTATTACATCCTCTCTGTTGTCCACGAAAGCTCTTACAGTTCCTTATCTAAACCAGCAACCTTTGCCTGTCCGGACTCCGAATCGCGTCACTAGAAGGGCCAAGAAGCAAGGCTCTTTCACTGTCCAAGCTGCCAAGCTTCCTGCAGGA GTGGAATTgccaaaagttcaaccaaaatTTGACCCACCATTTCTGGGTTTCACCAAGACTGCTGAAATATGGAATTCCAGAGCTTGCATGATTGGCCTCATTGGGACTTTCATTGTGGAGTTG ATATTGAACAAGGGAATTCTTCAGGTCATTGGGGTGGATATTGGGAAAGGTCTTGATCTTCCACTCTGA